The genomic stretch TGCAGGCGCACATTCCCGGAGCCGTGTTCTTTGATATCGATGAGATCGCCGATAAGAGCACTTCCCTGCCCCACATGATTCCTTCCGCCGAAGAATTTGGCGAGGCTGTTGGCAAACTGGGGATCGGAAGCGAAGATCGCGTTATTGTCTATGATCGCGATGGATTAAAGTTCGCTCCACGCGCGTGGTGGACATTCCGCACATTCGGTCACGAGAAGGTTGCGGTTCTAAATGGCGGCTTGCCCAAATGGCAGGCTGAAGGACGTCCGGTCGAGAGCGGCGCGCCGAAGGTGACGCCGAAATCCTTTACAGCAAAGCTGAATCCCAAATTGGTCCGCAGCAAAGCGGATGTGTTCAAGATCATCCAACAGCATCGAGAGCAGCTCATAGACGCGCGTTCGAAGGGGCGCTTCGACGGCACTGCTCCTGAGATTTGGCAAGGACGGCGATCCGGGCACATTCCTGGAAGCCTGAATCTCCCTTCTGAGCAGCTCGCGGACGCCAACAGTCATGCCGTGCTCCCCGAAGCAGAAATTAGGCAAAAATTCCAGAGTGCAGGCCTCGATCTCAACAAACCAGTGGTCGCGAGCTGCGGGTCCGGAGTCACTGCATGCGTGCTCGCATTCGGGCTGCACCTGCTCGGAAAGTCCGATGTGGCCGTCTATGACGGCTCCTG from Terriglobales bacterium encodes the following:
- the sseA gene encoding 3-mercaptopyruvate sulfurtransferase encodes the protein MRHRIVNGKVITIVAMNANSYRNADSLISTEELARSMGSKNVKIVEAGFDMPGSKPPLAREKYLQAHIPGAVFFDIDEIADKSTSLPHMIPSAEEFGEAVGKLGIGSEDRVIVYDRDGLKFAPRAWWTFRTFGHEKVAVLNGGLPKWQAEGRPVESGAPKVTPKSFTAKLNPKLVRSKADVFKIIQQHREQLIDARSKGRFDGTAPEIWQGRRSGHIPGSLNLPSEQLADANSHAVLPEAEIRQKFQSAGLDLNKPVVASCGSGVTACVLAFGLHLLGKSDVAVYDGSWAEWGLPGDTPVETS